One Methanoculleus sp. 7T genomic window carries:
- the serA gene encoding phosphoglycerate dehydrogenase, producing the protein MKYRVLVSDPLAEEGIDILKEFCDVDVNTGLTEDQLVATIGDYDALLVRSGTEVTARVIDAGAKLKFIGRAGAGVDNIDTEAATRRGIIVANAPEGNTLAATEHTMAMMLSLARNIPQANASLKKGEWKRSKFMGVELNDKVLGIVGLGRIGNEVAKRARAMEMKCIAYDPFISKERAAKIGVELVTLEDLFRRADVITVHTPLIKETRHIVNAKSIATMKDGVRLINCARGGIIDEQALADGIASGKIAGAAVDVFESEPPTDSPLMGLDRVIVTPHLGASTVEAQKNVAISVANQCISVLSGGPAKYVVNAPMVPAEQQALIEPYAMLAQKMGSLLIQLTEGRLESIDVTYGGEIAQVPNTKFITRVILKGLLDPILQVPVNIVNAEFVAKERGIRVSETTTEEAQGFRNLISITAKTDKMTESVSGNVSAPNRVRIVNIGGYATDLTPTGHVVISRHTDKPGVIGKAATILGRANVNIAGMQVGRHKPGEEALMVLTVDSSVPADAMDEIRKIDGIHTAKHAEI; encoded by the coding sequence GTGAAATATAGAGTGCTGGTCAGCGACCCGCTGGCAGAGGAAGGGATTGACATCCTGAAAGAATTCTGCGATGTGGATGTCAATACCGGGCTGACCGAGGATCAGCTTGTTGCTACTATCGGAGACTACGATGCCCTGCTGGTGCGCTCGGGCACCGAGGTGACGGCGCGTGTCATCGACGCGGGAGCGAAACTGAAGTTCATCGGTCGTGCCGGCGCAGGGGTCGACAATATCGATACCGAAGCGGCGACACGCAGAGGCATCATCGTCGCCAACGCTCCGGAAGGAAACACCCTGGCGGCCACGGAGCACACGATGGCGATGATGCTCTCGCTCGCGCGCAATATCCCCCAGGCGAACGCCTCGCTCAAGAAGGGCGAGTGGAAGCGCTCCAAGTTCATGGGTGTCGAGTTGAACGACAAGGTCCTCGGCATCGTGGGGCTTGGGCGTATCGGGAACGAGGTCGCAAAGCGCGCAAGGGCCATGGAGATGAAGTGCATCGCCTACGACCCCTTCATCAGCAAGGAGCGGGCGGCGAAGATCGGTGTCGAACTGGTCACGCTCGAAGACCTCTTCCGGAGGGCGGACGTCATCACGGTCCACACGCCGCTGATCAAGGAGACGCGCCACATAGTCAACGCGAAAAGCATCGCCACCATGAAGGACGGCGTGCGGTTGATCAACTGCGCCCGCGGCGGGATCATCGACGAGCAGGCGCTCGCGGACGGGATTGCAAGCGGCAAGATTGCCGGCGCTGCGGTGGACGTCTTCGAGTCGGAACCGCCGACCGACTCTCCGCTCATGGGGCTGGACCGCGTGATCGTGACGCCGCACCTCGGAGCGAGCACGGTCGAGGCGCAGAAGAACGTCGCCATCTCGGTTGCGAACCAGTGCATCAGCGTCCTTTCGGGCGGCCCGGCGAAGTACGTGGTGAACGCGCCGATGGTGCCTGCGGAGCAGCAGGCGCTGATCGAGCCCTACGCGATGCTTGCGCAGAAGATGGGGAGCCTCCTCATTCAGCTCACCGAGGGACGCCTTGAGTCGATCGACGTCACCTACGGCGGCGAGATCGCCCAGGTGCCGAACACGAAGTTCATCACCCGCGTCATCTTAAAGGGCCTGCTGGACCCGATCCTGCAGGTGCCGGTCAACATCGTGAACGCGGAGTTCGTCGCGAAGGAGCGCGGCATCCGGGTGAGCGAGACCACCACCGAAGAGGCACAGGGGTTCCGGAACCTCATCAGCATCACCGCAAAGACCGACAAGATGACCGAGTCGGTGAGCGGCAACGTCTCCGCCCCGAACCGGGTCCGGATCGTGAACATCGGCGGATACGCGACCGACCTGACCCCGACCGGCCACGTGGTCATCTCGCGCCACACCGACAAGCCGGGCGTCATCGGCAAGGCCGCGACGATCCTCGGCCGCGCGAATGTGAACATCGCCGGGATGCAGGTCGGACGGCACAAGCCGGGCGAAGAGGCGCTGATGGTCCTCACCGTCGACTCCTCGGTGCCGGCCGATGCGATGGACGAGATCCGGAAGATCGACGGCATCCACACGGCAAAGCACGCCGAGATCTGA